The following proteins are encoded in a genomic region of Betaproteobacteria bacterium:
- a CDS encoding NAD(P)H-dependent oxidoreductase — protein MATIIDVAVLVGSLRRESLNRRMAFALKKFSPEGLELNVIEIRDLPLYDQDDDASPPERSVTFKQTIRDCDAALFITPEYNRSIPGVLKNAIDIASRPYGDSAWEGKPAGVVSVSPGAIGGFGANHHLRQCLVFLNMPVLAQPEAYIGNAGDLFDEHGGISKPDTEKLLRTFMESFLQWIQAVRNVG, from the coding sequence ATGGCAACGATCATCGACGTCGCAGTTCTCGTGGGAAGTCTTCGCCGTGAATCGCTTAATCGAAGGATGGCATTCGCACTGAAGAAATTCTCCCCCGAGGGACTCGAACTGAACGTGATCGAAATCCGAGACCTGCCGTTATACGATCAGGACGACGATGCCAGTCCACCGGAAAGATCCGTGACCTTCAAGCAAACGATTCGCGATTGTGATGCGGCGCTCTTCATCACCCCGGAGTACAACCGTTCCATCCCGGGCGTACTCAAGAACGCGATCGATATCGCCTCAAGGCCTTATGGCGACAGCGCGTGGGAGGGCAAGCCTGCCGGCGTGGTGAGCGTCTCGCCAGGAGCGATCGGCGGCTTCGGTGCCAATCATCATCTCCGTCAGTGTCTCGTCTTCCTGAACATGCCGGTTCTGGCGCAGCCCGAAGCCTACATCGGAAACGCGGGTGACCTCTTCGATGAACATGGCGGTATCTCGAAGCCTGACACCGAGAAGCTCCTGCGGACGTTCATGGAATCCTTTCTGCAATGGATACAGGCGGTGCGCAACGTCGGCTGA
- a CDS encoding carbonic anhydrase, translating to MINAQEALERLREGNARYLSDAPRNEDVPGAKRRSAVVAAQRPFAIILGCSDSRVPAEIIFDQGLGDLFVIRVAGNIVAPSQVGSVEFAASRFGTRLVVVLGHTQCGAIQATIEELSQPTSEQSRNVYSIVDRIRPSVASLLETELRNDPQALVERAVRANIRASANHLRHGSEVLELLIQREGLRVVGAEYSLETGAVEFFDGLQDIGSPV from the coding sequence ATGATCAATGCCCAGGAAGCCCTCGAACGACTGCGAGAGGGCAATGCCCGTTATCTATCGGACGCGCCCCGCAACGAAGACGTGCCTGGCGCGAAGCGGCGTTCCGCTGTCGTCGCAGCACAAAGGCCGTTCGCGATCATTCTCGGATGTTCCGACTCGCGGGTACCCGCCGAGATCATCTTCGACCAGGGGCTGGGCGACCTGTTCGTCATTCGTGTTGCCGGCAACATCGTGGCACCCTCCCAGGTGGGCAGCGTCGAGTTCGCAGCTTCGCGATTCGGCACCCGATTGGTCGTCGTACTCGGCCATACGCAATGTGGAGCCATCCAGGCCACCATCGAGGAGCTCTCGCAGCCCACGTCGGAGCAGTCGCGCAACGTGTATTCCATCGTGGACCGCATCCGACCCTCCGTCGCATCGCTACTGGAGACGGAACTCAGGAACGACCCGCAGGCTTTGGTCGAACGCGCTGTACGGGCAAACATCCGCGCCTCGGCCAACCATCTTCGTCACGGATCGGAAGTGCTCGAACTTCTGATTCAGCGGGAAGGGTTGCGCGTGGTCGGCGCCGAATACTCGCTGGAGACGGGCGCGGTGGAATTCTTCGATGGACTGCAGGATATCGGCAGCCCGGTCTGA